The following proteins are co-located in the Spinactinospora alkalitolerans genome:
- a CDS encoding DUF1707 SHOCT-like domain-containing protein yields the protein MRASDADRDRVAEILREAAGEGRITLDELDERLDRTYRARTYDDLAPLTADLPTQPDAPSTPRPEGAVLRAGSEQTLELKAKAGTITRKGNWQVPGRVVVKNPYGDTRLNFRDATLLSTIVELDITASWGDAKIILPDGASADINVDTSWFGSVDSRVREAASPPAPHFKITGGVKGGSLKVRYKMKFDDWLSWDDWD from the coding sequence ATGCGAGCGTCGGACGCCGATCGAGACCGGGTAGCCGAGATCCTGCGGGAGGCGGCGGGGGAGGGGCGCATCACGCTGGACGAACTCGACGAGCGACTCGACCGCACCTACCGGGCGCGCACCTACGACGACCTCGCGCCGCTGACCGCCGACCTGCCCACCCAGCCCGATGCTCCCTCCACCCCCCGCCCCGAGGGCGCCGTGCTCCGGGCGGGGTCGGAGCAGACGCTGGAGTTGAAGGCGAAGGCCGGCACCATCACCCGTAAGGGCAACTGGCAGGTGCCCGGCCGGGTCGTCGTGAAGAACCCCTACGGCGACACCCGGCTGAACTTCCGCGATGCCACGCTGCTGAGCACCATCGTCGAACTCGATATCACCGCCTCCTGGGGCGACGCCAAGATCATCCTGCCCGACGGCGCCAGCGCCGACATCAACGTCGACACCTCCTGGTTCGGCAGCGTCGACAGCCGCGTCCGCGAGGCCGCCTCCCCACCCGCGCCGCACTTCAAGATCACCGGCGGTGTCAAGGGCGGATCCCTGAAAGTCCGCTACAAGATGAAGTTCGACGACTGGCTGAGCTGGGACGACTGGGACTGA
- a CDS encoding DUF3817 domain-containing protein produces MSKPVLTAFRVTAAVEAVTWIGLLIGMFFKYVVVHDEIGVELFGPLHGAAFIGYVAIALLAWIRLRWTPWTGALALAASVPPLGTVVFERWASGTGRIDRASVPEEEPQPV; encoded by the coding sequence GTGTCCAAGCCCGTGCTGACCGCGTTCCGTGTGACCGCCGCCGTCGAGGCGGTCACCTGGATCGGGCTCCTGATCGGGATGTTCTTCAAGTACGTCGTCGTCCACGACGAGATCGGCGTGGAGCTGTTCGGCCCCCTGCACGGCGCCGCCTTCATCGGCTACGTCGCCATCGCGCTGCTCGCGTGGATCAGGTTGCGCTGGACCCCGTGGACCGGTGCGCTCGCGCTGGCCGCGAGCGTTCCGCCGCTGGGCACCGTGGTCTTCGAGCGGTGGGCCTCCGGTACCGGGCGGATCGACCGCGCATCGGTGCCGGAGGAGGAGCCGCAACCGGTCTGA
- a CDS encoding UvrD-helicase domain-containing protein yields the protein MPQLAIAPTFLNDFSRLDAGVQSATLTVMQAYMAGDREHLEPISSASDPRVRVLQIGPEWSGVVALTSEDVYCLVTIRRHDDAVAFARGYRPESGPALDIVEMRERPVHPAAPPQVSGPVELAQELTRSFAEWQVTLHPDQHRIADASFAGSAQVTGGPGTGKTVIALHRAAHLAALEADRAPDGGRSVLLTTFNRLLAQTLSGHLDRIVPDPAVRDRIEVVTIDGLARGIVHGHTGTPPQTLGRETLSEWWRETARAEGIPYSGRFLADEWEQVILARELTDLPSYIRCERNGRVLHLAPEHRTHVWETIQRYTAALRAAGRWSYPQVAQEAARILRRSGPRYRHVIVDEAQDLHPAQWRLLRAAVAEGPDDLFIVGDPHQRIYDNRVSLASLGINVRGRSHRLRVSYRVTQEILTWAMPILGRPSAVGLDDNADTLAGYRSLLRGPEPVLRGCASRAEEMAALGEWVRVWLEAGVVASSIAVAGRNQWVVRHITKELQACGIPTAPLDATDGVGAVRVGTMHKLKGQEFRCVAVVGVSEPLLPPKAAIDSAEADPVALEQIHQQERNLLFVACTRARDALYVSHVGGPSRLLPNAR from the coding sequence GTGCCCCAACTCGCGATTGCCCCGACCTTCCTCAACGACTTCTCCCGGCTCGACGCCGGGGTCCAGTCCGCCACGCTGACGGTCATGCAGGCGTACATGGCCGGTGACCGGGAACACCTGGAACCCATCTCGTCCGCCTCCGACCCCAGGGTCCGCGTCCTGCAGATCGGTCCGGAATGGTCCGGTGTGGTGGCGCTCACCTCTGAAGACGTCTACTGCCTCGTCACGATCCGCCGGCACGACGACGCGGTGGCCTTCGCCCGCGGCTACCGCCCCGAATCGGGACCGGCGCTCGACATCGTGGAGATGCGCGAGCGCCCCGTCCACCCGGCCGCGCCACCGCAGGTGAGCGGCCCCGTGGAACTGGCACAGGAGCTCACCAGGTCCTTCGCCGAGTGGCAGGTCACGCTCCACCCCGACCAGCACCGGATCGCCGACGCGAGCTTCGCCGGATCCGCGCAGGTCACCGGCGGCCCCGGCACCGGCAAGACGGTGATCGCGCTGCACCGCGCCGCGCACCTGGCCGCCCTGGAAGCCGACCGCGCCCCCGACGGCGGCAGGTCCGTCCTGCTCACCACGTTCAACCGGCTGCTGGCGCAGACCCTGAGCGGCCACCTCGACCGGATCGTGCCGGATCCGGCCGTGCGGGACCGGATCGAGGTCGTCACGATCGACGGCCTCGCCCGCGGCATCGTGCACGGCCACACCGGCACCCCGCCGCAGACCCTGGGCAGGGAGACCCTGAGCGAGTGGTGGCGGGAGACCGCGCGGGCCGAGGGCATCCCCTACTCCGGGCGGTTCCTGGCCGACGAGTGGGAGCAGGTGATCCTGGCGCGCGAGCTCACCGACCTGCCCTCCTACATCCGGTGCGAGCGCAACGGCCGCGTGCTGCACCTCGCTCCGGAGCACCGCACGCACGTGTGGGAGACCATCCAGCGCTACACGGCCGCGCTGCGCGCCGCCGGCCGGTGGTCCTACCCGCAGGTCGCCCAGGAGGCCGCCCGGATCCTGCGCCGGTCGGGACCGCGCTACCGGCACGTCATCGTCGACGAGGCACAGGATCTGCACCCGGCCCAGTGGCGGCTGCTGCGCGCCGCCGTGGCCGAGGGACCGGACGACCTGTTCATCGTCGGCGACCCGCACCAGCGCATCTATGACAACCGGGTGTCACTCGCCTCGCTCGGGATCAACGTGCGCGGGCGCAGCCACCGGCTGCGAGTCAGCTACCGCGTGACGCAGGAGATCCTCACGTGGGCGATGCCGATCCTGGGGCGGCCCTCGGCCGTCGGCCTCGACGACAACGCCGACACGCTGGCGGGCTACCGCTCGCTGCTGCGCGGCCCCGAGCCGGTGCTGCGGGGCTGCGCGAGCCGGGCCGAGGAGATGGCTGCGCTGGGCGAGTGGGTCAGGGTGTGGCTGGAGGCGGGCGTGGTCGCCTCCTCCATCGCCGTGGCCGGCCGCAACCAGTGGGTGGTGCGGCACATCACGAAGGAGCTGCAGGCCTGCGGGATCCCGACCGCCCCGCTGGACGCCACCGACGGGGTCGGCGCGGTGCGCGTGGGCACGATGCACAAGCTGAAGGGACAGGAGTTCCGCTGCGTGGCGGTGGTGGGCGTCAGCGAACCGCTGCTGCCGCCCAAGGCCGCGATCGACTCCGCCGAGGCCGATCCGGTGGCGCTGGAGCAGATCCACCAGCAGGAGCGCAACCTGTTGTTCGTCGCCTGCACCCGCGCCCGCGACGCGCTCTACGTCTCCCACGTGGGCGGTCCCAGCCGCCTCCTCCCGAACGCGCGGTAG
- a CDS encoding type IV toxin-antitoxin system AbiEi family antitoxin domain-containing protein has translation MPELSSAHALAAAQHGVISREQAAGCGLSVHQIQRLVRTGRWRRVRVGVYLVRGDPAPALAARVMAAQLVYGPRAVAVGGTAARLWRMQGPLPGPGHEFIHLCAPGVAGAKHEGLRLHGWRVGPDEVTLCGGIRLTTPGRTVRDTVLMTDRYSGISVIDSALQQGLVNAEDLPVPEAANAGRQGARRTRSWWSLADGRAQSTFETRLRLVCHDAGIPPETLQYPVHDGEGGLVGHADLAWPGWGVVAEADGSAPHALPDALFTDRRRQNRILSAPERLVLLRFTWRDLQRPDDIVAMILEARDQRAAMAGAAR, from the coding sequence ATGCCGGAACTGTCCAGCGCGCACGCGCTCGCCGCAGCACAGCACGGGGTCATCTCGCGTGAGCAGGCCGCGGGATGCGGCCTGAGCGTGCACCAGATCCAGCGGCTCGTCCGCACGGGGCGGTGGCGGCGGGTGCGCGTGGGCGTGTACCTCGTGCGGGGCGATCCCGCCCCGGCACTGGCCGCGAGGGTCATGGCGGCGCAACTGGTGTACGGGCCGCGTGCGGTGGCGGTGGGCGGCACGGCCGCGCGCCTGTGGCGGATGCAGGGCCCGCTGCCCGGACCGGGGCACGAGTTCATCCACCTCTGCGCCCCCGGCGTGGCCGGTGCCAAGCACGAGGGGCTGCGGCTGCACGGCTGGCGGGTCGGCCCCGACGAGGTCACGCTGTGCGGCGGGATCCGGCTGACCACGCCGGGGCGCACCGTGCGCGACACCGTTCTCATGACCGACCGCTACAGCGGGATCAGCGTCATCGACTCCGCGCTGCAGCAGGGCCTGGTCAACGCGGAGGACCTGCCGGTCCCGGAGGCGGCCAACGCCGGGCGCCAGGGGGCCCGCCGGACCCGGAGCTGGTGGTCGCTGGCCGACGGCCGGGCGCAGAGCACGTTCGAGACCCGGTTGCGGCTCGTCTGCCACGACGCCGGAATCCCGCCCGAGACCCTGCAGTATCCCGTCCACGACGGCGAAGGCGGCCTCGTCGGCCACGCCGATCTCGCCTGGCCCGGCTGGGGCGTCGTCGCCGAGGCCGACGGCTCCGCGCCGCACGCCCTGCCCGACGCCCTGTTCACCGACCGCCGCAGGCAGAACCGTATCCTCAGCGCCCCCGAACGGCTCGTCCTGCTCCGCTTCACCTGGCGCGACCTCCAGCGCCCCGACGACATCGTCGCGATGATCCTCGAGGCCCGCGACCAGCGGGCGGCCATGGCGGGGGCGGCGCGATGA
- a CDS encoding DNA primase, with the protein MGRLVRRGGGEQEEGEPAPEPSPSGTPSPGTSLPELPSPSPGDGEEEAGAGEDGAADDSEEDEEDREVSQECRVQEGSSELSEEELKELLRACQEAQERDEVPEFTVREGGDDGRFVAGTAESGLSADRLAMSGASFDGVVEYPTADGPRRYLKLSMDEARFSGAEQWFRHDGTITTLDLPAMTMSGDVVMHVTRMEARILGIKLTFTPDFPPPLLLPSMTVTDLEVDQPLAQAGTVDIDGLEENVEP; encoded by the coding sequence GTGGGACGACTGGTTCGGCGGGGCGGGGGCGAGCAGGAGGAGGGCGAGCCCGCGCCGGAGCCCTCGCCGTCCGGGACGCCGAGCCCCGGCACCTCGCTGCCGGAGCTCCCCTCGCCCTCTCCCGGGGACGGGGAGGAGGAGGCCGGGGCCGGCGAGGACGGAGCGGCCGATGACTCCGAGGAGGATGAGGAGGACCGGGAGGTCTCGCAGGAGTGCCGCGTCCAGGAGGGCTCGTCCGAGCTCTCGGAGGAGGAGCTCAAGGAACTGCTCCGGGCGTGCCAAGAGGCTCAGGAGCGGGATGAGGTCCCCGAGTTCACCGTCCGGGAGGGCGGCGATGACGGCCGCTTCGTCGCCGGCACCGCGGAGAGCGGACTGAGCGCCGACAGGCTGGCGATGAGCGGTGCCTCCTTCGACGGCGTCGTGGAGTACCCCACCGCCGACGGGCCCCGGCGCTACCTGAAGCTGTCCATGGACGAGGCCCGATTCAGCGGCGCCGAGCAGTGGTTCCGCCACGACGGAACGATCACCACGCTGGACCTGCCCGCCATGACGATGTCGGGCGACGTCGTCATGCACGTCACCCGGATGGAGGCGCGCATTCTCGGGATCAAGCTCACCTTCACCCCCGATTTCCCGCCCCCGCTGCTGCTGCCCTCCATGACCGTCACCGACCTGGAGGTCGACCAGCCCCTGGCCCAGGCCGGCACGGTCGACATCGACGGCCTCGAGGAGAATGTCGAGCCCTGA